CATCGGCGGCCTGTTCCGGTTGAATCCGACCGAGCGCCGGATCCTGATGGCTGCCGGTGTCGGAGCCGGCGTGGCCGCCATCTTCCGCGCGCCCCTGGCCGGCGCGCTGTTCGCCGCCGAGATCCTCTACAACTCGGCGGATTTCGAATCGGACGTGATCGTCCCGGCCGCGCTCGCCAGCACGGCCGCCTATTGCACGTTCGGCATCGTCTTCGGCTGGACCCCGCTCTTCTCGCTCTCGCCGGAGATCCTCGCATCGCTGACCTTCGGGGATCCGCGGCAGCTCGTCGCGTACCTGCTGCTCGCGCTCTTCATGGTAGTCCTGGCCATGATGTACACGCGCAGTTTCTACGGACTGTCCCACGCCTTCCGGAGCCTGCCGCTGCCGCGCGTCTTCAAGCCGGCAATCGGGGCCTTTGCCACCGGGGCGCTCGGTCTCATCCTGTATTTCGTCTTCGGCAGGGGATGAACAGGTACTGGCCGTGCTTTCCTTCGGCTACGGTGCGCTGCAGGGCGCCTTGTCGATGGCAACGCCGGGCGGCGCCGACCTGCACCTCGCACTGGTTCTGCTCACGATTGCGCTCGGCAAGATCCTGACGACAAGCCTCACGATCGGGAGCGGCGGGTCAGGCGGGGTCTTCGGCCCCTCGATGGTGATCGGCGGCTGTGGCGGTGGCGCCCTGGGCCTGGTCATGTACCACTACTGGCCGGCCCTGGCGCCGCACCCGGCCGCATTCGTCATCGTCGGCATGGCCGGGTTCTTCGCCGCCGCGGCCAAGACGCCCGTTTCCACGCTGATCATCGTCAGTGAAATGACCGGCGACTACCACCTGCTCCTGCCGACATTGTGGGTCTGCGTCATCACGTTCCTGCTTTCCGACGAGCAGTCGCTGTACCACTCGCAGCTGATCAGCCGCTCGATGTCTCCAGCCCACCAGGGCGACTACGTGCGCGAGGTCCTCGCCGGCCTGCGCGTCGGGGAGTTCCTCGTGGGCGGTCGGGACGTGCGCCCGCTGCGCCCCGGGGACCGATTGGGTGCCACGCTCGATCGCCTGTCGGGCGCTGAACACTTCGGCCTCCCGGTGGCCGATGCCGAGGACCGGTACCTGGGGATGGTGAGTCTCGAGGAGATCCATATCGCTTCGCGGCTGCCCGGACTGGGCGAACTGGTCGTGGTCGCCGACCTCATGAACACGAACCTGCCGGTCCTGCGGGCAGGCGATCCCCTCGACCGGGCACTGGAAGCGTTCGCCGAAAGTGATCGCATGGCCCTGACCGTCGTCAGTGATGACCCCGGATCGCGCGTGCTCGGTGTGGTGCGCCGCGTCGATATTTCCACCGCCTATCTCCGTCGGGTCCAGGGGACCGTGGTCTGATCCGCTTCGGCATTGGGACGGGCACCCCGGCGGTGTTGCCCACACCCTGTACTCTGGCGATGGGACGGAGTCGACGACGAGCATCTGATGAGATGCACTGCGGATTGGATAGCGCAGCGGGCGGAACGCCTGGCACCTCGATATACGAGTCGATACTCGAGCGCCGAAGACGCCTCCAGGAACGCGGGCCGCAGTAATGGATCTGCCCAGCTTGGAAAAAAAAGGCCCCCGCTCGCACGGGGGCCCACACTCGATTTGCTGCTAGATCGCCAGGTGCAGGTACGTCCTGATCTCCCACTCGTTGCCCTTCTCCAGCCCTTCCGGATACTGCTCGTTCGGCAGCGGCACCGCCGCGCCCTCCGGCGCGTAGCGCACCGAATAGCGGTCCAGCGTGCGGTACATGGCGCGCACGCCAAGGCGGGTCTGCGGCAGGTCGAACCAGCGGGGCGAGCCCAGCGTGGTCGAGATGTCGGCCATCAGCTGCAGCGGGTAGGTCAGGTTGAAGTCGCGGTGGTAGTCGTAGGGGCCGAAGTCGTTCACCTTCACGTAGCCCGCCATCACGATCGCGGGCCAGGTGATGCGCGTGTCGGCACCGAAGCGGTGCAGCAGGCGCGTGTCGTCGCCGTTCGGCTCGGCGTTGCCCACGTAGACGTGGCTGACGGCGCGGGCCGAGTCGCTCACGCGGTTGACGACGCGGCACTTCAGCTCCCACAGGTCGCGCTCCGGCGAGGCGCCCGCGAAGCCGTAGACCTGGCCGTCGGCCGCCACGAACAGGGCGCCGTCGGCCGAGGTGTGGTGGCGGCGCACCGAAAGGCCGATGCTCGCCGCCAGGTCCGCGTCCTCGCGCTGGTCGCTGTCCCAGGCCCACATCCAGGTGGCGGGCGTCGGGTCGTAGGTCAGCATGAGCTCGCCGGCGGTCGTCTCGCGGTTGCCGCGCACGGCGAACGGGTCGTCGATCACGTTGCGCACGCGACCGGCGGTGCCGGCCAGGTACTCGCCGTTGGGCATGGGGCCGACGATCGGCTTCTGCCAGAGCAGGTTCGGGCCGATCTGCCAGTTGCCCATCGTGTAGGCCGCGCCGGTCAGCGCATTGACCTGGTTGCCCGAGCCGCTGTCCTTCAGCTCCCAGCCGGTGAAGGTCGGGATCGCCGTCGGGCCGCCGTCGGCAACCAGGCCCATCCAGCCGCCCTGGCCGTACCAGTTCCAGCGGCCCTGCTGCCAGGTGAGCTTGCCCTTGAAGCCGAAGGTATCCTCGTGCTTCACCGTGTCCTGGCGCACATCCGTCGGGTCGAGGACGACCTGGGCATCCACGAGATCCTCATCCACGATCTGGAACGTGTCGCCCACGCGCGGCCGGCCCGACCACAGGGCACCGGCCTCGAGGTTGAACGGTCCCACGCGGCGAACCATCTGCAGTGACGCCTTGCGGGTCGTGCGCACGGGGATGGCCGACGAGCTGACGACCTGGTTCTGCTGCGCGAAGTCCTCGTGGAACACCGCGGTCCACTGCGCGCCCGCGAACGCACGCTGGTACTTGACCAGGATGGCCGGGTTCGCGCCCCACCACAGCTGCGGTCCGAAGGCCACCTTCAGGCCGGTCAGCTGGCGCTTGCCGGTGATCTCGAAGCCGACCGGCGCCTCGCCGTTGTAGATGTCGATGTTCTCGCCGTAGTAGGCGTCGCGGTACAGGCCGAAGAAGTCGCCCTCGTACTGCCAGTGCAGGTGACCGGTGCGGTAGAAGCCGTCGAGCATGAACCAGCGGTCATCCCAGCTGATGGACGACTGGTACACCTTCACGCGCTCGTTCGAGTCCATCCGGAACGACGTGCCGTCGGCATTCTGCACCTGCTGCGGCCGGCCGCGGTTCTCGTAGAAAATCTCGTCGATGGGATTCAGGGGCACGTGGCCCAGGATGTTCAGCGACAGCCGCCCGGTGATGTTGTCCGAGGGCATGGCCTCGAAGTCGGTGTAGAACGACTGCATGTGGTCGAAGCCCTGGAAGGCCGGATACGAGCTGCCCGGCTGGTCGTTCTCCGGCGTCGACGTGTTCTTCGCGCCCGTGGCGTAGGTCTCGAACTCCATGCGCAGGCCGGCCAGGCGCACCTTGCTCAGGGCGTCGGTGCGCAGGGCGGCCGCGTCGCCACGCGCCTCGAGCACCGAAGCCCCGGCATGGATCCCCGCGAAGTGCCGGCGGATGGCCGCCACGTCGGTGTCCTTGCCGTACGGATCCAGCATGTAGGCGTCGCGCAACGCGTAGTAGGCCGCGCGAGGGTAGATGTCATAGAGGCCGTTGGCGTCGGGCTGCCCCTTGGCGGTGATGCCCCACCACTCCTCGTTCATGTTGTTCTCGCCGTCGCGGAAGTCCTCGGCGTAGCCGCCGTTGGGCCACGAGGCGTTCGTGTCGTGGATGTTCAGCCGGCTTTCCTGCATGAACTTCCACCAGCCGTCGCTCCACTGGAAGGTCAGGCCGCCGGCGGCGTTGCCCACCCTGCCCTTGCCGGCCGACTGCTCGTAGATCTCCTGCCACTGGCCCAGCAGGTAGCGGGCCTGCATGGCCTGGTCCTCGCGGTTGGTGCGCGCATTGAAGGCGTCCGAGCCGAACTCGGTGAAGATCACCGGCACGCCCAGCTTGTCTTTCACGACCTGGAAGAAGTCGCGCGCCGAGATGCCGCGGTACACGTTCGAGCCCATGACGTCCATCTCACGGCAGTGCTTTGCGATCAGGTCGATGTACTGCAGGTCGCCGTTGGCGATCGCCACCAGGTGCTTCGGGTCGCGCTGCTTGATGTCGCGGATGATCTCGCCGAACAGCGAGTAGAGGTACTCGGCGCGGGCGGCGTGGCGCTCGCCCTCGGGCAGCGCCTCGGTCTCGGCCGACTTCCAGGTCAGGCCGTAGTTGTTCTCGTTGCCCAGCAGCCACATCAGCACGCCCGGCGTGTTCTTGTACTCCTCCACCAGGGCAGCCAGATCGCTCTTCAGCATCGAGCGCACGCGCGGGTCGCTGTAGTCGGTGTTCGGGAGCCAGGCGCCGTCGATGGTCAGGCCGTAGCGGCCCACCGTGTGGTTGAGCACGGTGAAGATGCCGTACTTCTCGTAGATGTGCTGCACCCAGCGCGGCGGCACGCCCACATACTGGCGGATCGTGTTGACGCCCATCGCCTGCAGCAGCGGCATTTCGCGCGCCAGCACGTCGGCGATCACGTTGTCCGGCTGCACCCACAGGCTGTAGTTGTAGTTCTGGCCGATGGGCACGTAGTCCCAGTTCATGCCCAACACCATGAAGTCGTGGCCGTCGACCTGCAGGCGCGAGCCGCCGGCGTCGGTCATCACTTCCAGTTTCGGCAGCGGAGCGGTCGGGGCGGCCGCGGCGGCGGCGATGCCGGCCATGGCCAGCATGAGGATCCCCGCCAGGACGGCCAGGCGGCGGACGGACCGGTCAGTCATCGAATGCACGGGAATCTCCTCGGCTGGTGGCCTTCTGGGCATCGTGAACGGCGTTGGCCGCCACGACCTCGCGATACCAGTCTGCGCTGTCCTTCGGCACGCGTCGACCATCCAGCGGGTCGACCGCAAACAAACCGAACTTCTTCCGGAAACCGTAACCCCACTCGAAATTGTCCAGCAGCGACCACAGGAAGTACCCCTGCAAGGGCACGCCCTCGTCGATGGCGGCCCGCGCCGCCAGCAGGTGGCTGCGCAGGTAGTCGATACGGCGCACGTCGCGGATGCGCCCGTCCGGACCCTGCGGGTCCTCGTACGCGGCGCCGTTCTCGGTGATGTAGATCCGCTTCGGCGCGTAGTCGCGCCAGATGCGGCCCAGCGTCACCCGCAGGCCGTCGCCGTACACTTCCCAGCCCATGTCGGTGGCGGCGACGCCGGGCGCCGGCGGCAGCGAGACGGGCTTGCCGTCGGGACCGGCCTGCATGATGGCGCGGCTGTAGTAGTTCACGCCCAGGAAATCGAGCGGCGCGCTGATGGCTTCCAGGTCGCCCGGCTCCACGAACGGCAACCCGCCGGCCGGCAGTTGCCCGCGGGCCACGCGATCGGCCACGGCGTCGGCCGGGTACGCGCCCCGGAACAGCGGGTCCAGGTACCAGCGGTTGAAGAAGCCGTCGAACCAGCGGGCGGCGTCCACGTCGGCCGGGCTCCCGCTGGCCGGGTAGGCCGGGCTGTGGATGAGGACGATGCCGACTTCGGCGTTCGGAACCTCGGCCCGGATGGCCGCCGTGGCCCAGCCGTGCGACAGCAGCAGGTGGTGGGCGGCCCGCAGGCCGGTGGCCGGCTCGCACAGGCCCGGCGCATGGTGCCCTTCCTCGTAACCGAGTA
This genomic window from bacterium contains:
- a CDS encoding chloride channel protein, whose translation is MLSFGYGALQGALSMATPGGADLHLALVLLTIALGKILTTSLTIGSGGSGGVFGPSMVIGGCGGGALGLVMYHYWPALAPHPAAFVIVGMAGFFAAAAKTPVSTLIIVSEMTGDYHLLLPTLWVCVITFLLSDEQSLYHSQLISRSMSPAHQGDYVREVLAGLRVGEFLVGGRDVRPLRPGDRLGATLDRLSGAEHFGLPVADAEDRYLGMVSLEEIHIASRLPGLGELVVVADLMNTNLPVLRAGDPLDRALEAFAESDRMALTVVSDDPGSRVLGVVRRVDISTAYLRRVQGTVV
- a CDS encoding glycosidase; amino-acid sequence: MAGIAAAAAAPTAPLPKLEVMTDAGGSRLQVDGHDFMVLGMNWDYVPIGQNYNYSLWVQPDNVIADVLAREMPLLQAMGVNTIRQYVGVPPRWVQHIYEKYGIFTVLNHTVGRYGLTIDGAWLPNTDYSDPRVRSMLKSDLAALVEEYKNTPGVLMWLLGNENNYGLTWKSAETEALPEGERHAARAEYLYSLFGEIIRDIKQRDPKHLVAIANGDLQYIDLIAKHCREMDVMGSNVYRGISARDFFQVVKDKLGVPVIFTEFGSDAFNARTNREDQAMQARYLLGQWQEIYEQSAGKGRVGNAAGGLTFQWSDGWWKFMQESRLNIHDTNASWPNGGYAEDFRDGENNMNEEWWGITAKGQPDANGLYDIYPRAAYYALRDAYMLDPYGKDTDVAAIRRHFAGIHAGASVLEARGDAAALRTDALSKVRLAGLRMEFETYATGAKNTSTPENDQPGSSYPAFQGFDHMQSFYTDFEAMPSDNITGRLSLNILGHVPLNPIDEIFYENRGRPQQVQNADGTSFRMDSNERVKVYQSSISWDDRWFMLDGFYRTGHLHWQYEGDFFGLYRDAYYGENIDIYNGEAPVGFEITGKRQLTGLKVAFGPQLWWGANPAILVKYQRAFAGAQWTAVFHEDFAQQNQVVSSSAIPVRTTRKASLQMVRRVGPFNLEAGALWSGRPRVGDTFQIVDEDLVDAQVVLDPTDVRQDTVKHEDTFGFKGKLTWQQGRWNWYGQGGWMGLVADGGPTAIPTFTGWELKDSGSGNQVNALTGAAYTMGNWQIGPNLLWQKPIVGPMPNGEYLAGTAGRVRNVIDDPFAVRGNRETTAGELMLTYDPTPATWMWAWDSDQREDADLAASIGLSVRRHHTSADGALFVAADGQVYGFAGASPERDLWELKCRVVNRVSDSARAVSHVYVGNAEPNGDDTRLLHRFGADTRITWPAIVMAGYVKVNDFGPYDYHRDFNLTYPLQLMADISTTLGSPRWFDLPQTRLGVRAMYRTLDRYSVRYAPEGAAVPLPNEQYPEGLEKGNEWEIRTYLHLAI
- a CDS encoding beta-glucosidase translates to MNQTPFPAGFVWGVATSAQQTEGGRYEGGRGESIWDRFAAQPGRIADGSTPDVTCDHFHRWREDIALMRGLGLTGYRFSIAWPRIFPAGRGPLNLAGLDFYDALVDGMLEAGLEPFPTLYHWDLPQALGDAGGWAERDTARAFADYAAVVTARLGDRVRRWTTHNEPWCAAVLGYEEGHHAPGLCEPATGLRAAHHLLLSHGWATAAIRAEVPNAEVGIVLIHSPAYPASGSPADVDAARWFDGFFNRWYLDPLFRGAYPADAVADRVARGQLPAGGLPFVEPGDLEAISAPLDFLGVNYYSRAIMQAGPDGKPVSLPPAPGVAATDMGWEVYGDGLRVTLGRIWRDYAPKRIYITENGAAYEDPQGPDGRIRDVRRIDYLRSHLLAARAAIDEGVPLQGYFLWSLLDNFEWGYGFRKKFGLFAVDPLDGRRVPKDSADWYREVVAANAVHDAQKATSRGDSRAFDD